In the Streptomyces cinnamoneus genome, CCCAGGGGCCCAAGGGCCCACAGGCCGAGAACGTCGTCCCCGAGCGCTGAGTGGCGGCGTGGTCGAGCGGTCCGTACCGGCGCCGGGCGGTGGTCCTCGTCATCGGCGTCGTGCTCGTCCTCGCCGCGAGCCTGCTCGGGGGCTGCGCCCAGGACGGCGGTAACGGCCGGGGCGGACCCGGGGGCGGCGGCAGGACCACCGTCTCGATCGGCACCTTCGGCGTGTTCGGCTACAAGCAGGCCGGGCTCTACGAGGAGTACGAGCGCCTGCACCCGGACGTGGTGATCAAGGAAAGCGTGATCGAGCGCAACGACGTCTACTACCCCCAGCTGCTCACCCACCTCGCCGCGGGCGCCGGACTGGCCGACATCCAGGCCATGGAGGTCGGCAACGTCCACGAGCTGGCGGCGGGGCAGGCGGAGTTATTCGAGGACCTCTCGCGGGCGAAGGGGGTCCGCAGGTCCGACTGGCTGCCGTGGAAGTGGGCCCAGGCCACCACGCGCACCGGCCGGACCATCGGCCTCGGCACCGACATCGGGCCGATCGCCGTGTGTTACCGGAAGGACCTCTTCCGGCGGGCCGGGCTGCCCACCGACCGGGCGGCGGTCGGCAGGCTGTGGGCCGGTGACTGGCGGAAGTACCTCGCCGCCGGCAGGGCCTACCGCAGGCGGGCCCCGGCCGGCACGGTCTTCAGCGACTCGGCGGCCGGCCTCTACAACGCCTCGATCCACGGCTACGCCGAGCGCTACTACACCCGCGACGGCCGGCCCCTCCACGGGAGCGGCCCGGCCGTCAGGGCGTCCTGGGACCTGGCCATGCGGGCGGTGCGCACCGGCCTGACCGCGCGGCTCAGGCAGTTCGACAAGTCCTGGGA is a window encoding:
- a CDS encoding extracellular solute-binding protein, with the translated sequence MAAWSSGPYRRRAVVLVIGVVLVLAASLLGGCAQDGGNGRGGPGGGGRTTVSIGTFGVFGYKQAGLYEEYERLHPDVVIKESVIERNDVYYPQLLTHLAAGAGLADIQAMEVGNVHELAAGQAELFEDLSRAKGVRRSDWLPWKWAQATTRTGRTIGLGTDIGPIAVCYRKDLFRRAGLPTDRAAVGRLWAGDWRKYLAAGRAYRRRAPAGTVFSDSAAGLYNASIHGYAERYYTRDGRPLHGSGPAVRASWDLAMRAVRTGLTARLRQFDKSWDQAYANGRFATVACPPWMLGYIKEKSGPAGRNKWDVAAAPRPANWGGSFIGVPKAARHKAAAIDLAVWLTAPAQQARLFERQASIPSTPAAYAMPEVGRARNPYFSGAPTGEIFTAAARDIPTLVFGPWEQQIGLAFTDVGIAQVEQQGRSPRQGWEAAQREIANVVDG